The following proteins are co-located in the Desulfobulbaceae bacterium genome:
- a CDS encoding IS3 family transposase — MGGRGGRLIPESDKKEALELIEEACNSGARQCKACELLGVAPRTLQRWQDRKEELSDQRKGSRAAPANKISDLERQEVLRVLNSAEFGDSNPHQIVPTLADQGMYIGSESSLYRILKEENLNTHRQPSKAGTRKRPDPHVATAPNQVWSWDITYLASTIKGIFFYQYMVIDIYSRKAVACQVYDSESADRAAALIEDACLREGITPDTLTLHSDNGSPMRGCTMLEKLRELGVSASFSRPSVSDDNPFSESLFRTEKYRPNYPESPFDTLTIAREWSYAFVEWYNNKHLHSGIRFVTPAERHSGKDVEILYKRRQVYENARKRHPERWSGKTRNWDPITEVTLNKGKNTKMAGSLGQKSA; from the coding sequence CTGGGGGGCAGAGGGGGACGATTAATCCCGGAATCTGATAAAAAAGAGGCGCTGGAGCTGATTGAGGAGGCCTGCAATTCAGGCGCACGGCAATGTAAGGCGTGTGAATTGCTTGGTGTGGCCCCCCGCACATTACAGCGCTGGCAGGACAGAAAAGAGGAACTTTCAGATCAACGAAAGGGCTCACGGGCTGCTCCTGCCAACAAAATCAGTGACTTGGAACGGCAGGAGGTTCTCAGAGTGTTGAACTCAGCCGAGTTCGGGGATTCCAATCCCCACCAGATTGTTCCTACTCTTGCTGATCAGGGGATGTATATTGGATCTGAGTCAAGTCTGTACAGGATATTGAAAGAGGAAAACCTCAATACTCACAGACAGCCCAGTAAAGCGGGCACCCGTAAACGCCCGGATCCCCATGTCGCCACAGCGCCTAATCAAGTGTGGTCATGGGATATTACATATCTCGCTTCAACCATCAAAGGTATCTTTTTTTACCAATATATGGTGATCGACATATACAGTCGTAAAGCAGTTGCCTGCCAGGTTTATGATTCTGAATCCGCAGATCGGGCAGCCGCTTTAATTGAAGATGCCTGTCTTCGTGAAGGCATCACACCTGACACGCTGACGCTTCATTCCGATAACGGTTCTCCCATGAGAGGCTGTACAATGCTGGAAAAACTTAGAGAACTGGGCGTATCAGCATCCTTCAGTCGCCCCTCGGTCAGTGATGACAATCCGTTTTCAGAGTCCTTATTTCGAACTGAGAAATATCGACCGAATTATCCCGAAAGTCCTTTTGATACTCTGACAATTGCACGGGAATGGTCATATGCTTTCGTGGAATGGTATAACAACAAACATTTGCATAGTGGGATCAGGTTTGTAACACCGGCAGAGAGGCATTCGGGAAAAGATGTTGAGATTCTGTACAAACGTCGGCAGGTATATGAAAATGCAAGGAAACGCCATCCGGAGCGTTGGTCTGGAAAGACACGAAATTGGGATCCCATTACGGAAGTCACCTTAAATAAAGGAAAAAACACTAAAATGGCTGGATCCCTTGGGCAAAAAAGTGCCTGA